The Stieleria maiorica genome includes the window TCAGCAATGAATCGTCGCCTTGGTAGCCGCGAAAGACCAATTCGAAACTGGGGTCGATCGCCGCGATCATGCTCAGCACCGCCAGGGAGTGGGCATCGGCGCCGTTACGGGTTTGCCCCAAGTCTCGGCCCTGCAAACGCGTCCCCTGGCCCAGTCGCATCTTTGCGATCGATCGGTACAGCCGCGTCGACTCCGAGACGCGAAATCGATCGATGCGATCACTGACCACCAATGCGGCTTGGGCTTCGGTCATCCCGGCGTTGGTGGTCAGCAGCCGCCCGGCCGCTCGCAGCATCGCACCCGCACCGCCGACGCGCCCTTGGCCGGACAGTCGGACGCCGATCGATTTGACCAACATGGCGTCCATCAACATCAATTGCTGGTAGACGTCCCACTGGAGCCGATCGAGTTGTTCGGCCGACAGATCTTTGTCGGGCAGCCCCGACCACCAATCGGCGCGGTCCCAGATTCCCAATCGTTTCAGCGCGGTCGTGCAGGCCAGCAAGGCTTTGGTGTCACGGCTGAGCACATTCTGTTGCTCGACGGTTTCGGCGAGTGCGTAGAAATCGACGAGGGCTTTCAGACGGTCGGCCTGGTGCCCGATCCGATCGGCTTGGTCAGCCAAACGGGGTTCGGATTGCAGGCTGGGCAGGGCGTTGCGCAGGACATCCAAGGCGGATGAGAATCGGTCGCGGGAGACTTCGATCTGGGCCAAGGTTTCCGCGGCGTCGGCGGCCGTTTGCAACTCGGCAAGCCGCTGGCGATCTTTGGTTTCCAATTCCAAGCGTTTGGAACGACGCTCCTGTTCGGCTTGTAGCTTGCGGACGTTGGCCACGTTCCAAAGGATGGAACCCAACACGCCGCCGATGGCCAACAGCACGACGGCCACGGCGAGGGTGCTGGTGGCCGTTCGATGGCGTCGCATCCAGCGATTCATCCGCACCGCAATCGAATCGGTGTGAACGGAGACGGCTTGATCAGCCATCCAGCGATTGACGTCGTCTGCGATTTGGTTCGGGTCTGCATAGCGGTCTGCCGGTTCGGTCGCCATCGCTTTCAAACAAATCGACTCCAGCGGCGGCGGAATGTTGGGGGCGATCTCACGGGGGCGAGTCAGGGTTCCGGCGGCGATGCGTTCAAGTAAACGGGTGATGGAATCTTCATGGTGTGGCGGGCGACCGGTCAGGATTTGATACAGGGTTGCACCGAGCAAATAGACATCGGTCCGCGTGCCGATCGATTCCAACTGTCCCCGGGCCTGTTCGGGGCTCATGTATTGCGGCGTGCCGACGGTTCCGCCGACGCGTGTCGGCGTCGAACCATCGCCTTGGGCTAGCTCTCGTGCCAGATCGGCCGTCATCGATTCGTCGACCGGTTCGTCCAACAATTTCGCCAGCCCCCAGTCGACGACCAGTGTTTCACCATACGGGCCCACCATGATGTTGGACGGTTTGATGTCTCGGTGCAGGACACGTCGGCTGTGCGCGTACTCGATGGTGTTGCAAACGTCGACGAATCGTGACAGCAGGTCTCGCAATTGCAGTCGCTTGACGTCGTCGGAATCGGAATGTTGCAGCCGACGGTGATAACGCTCGATGGAGTCCTTCATCGTGTCGCCTTCGATGAACCGCATCGCATAGTAGCGCTGCCCGTCTGGCCAGGTGCCCATCGCATAAACCGGGACGATCCCCGGGTGTTCCAGCCGACCGGTGACCTTGGCTTCTTGGAGGAATCGTTGTTGGGCCTCGTTGTTGTCGGCCCAGCGTGGTTTGATTCGCTTGACCGCCACGTCGCGATCGAGTTGGCGGTCGTGGGCCAACAAGACTTCACCGAGACCGCCTTGGCGATAGGCGCGCAAGATGCGGAATCGATCGCTGCCATCGCCGACTGATTCAACGGGCGGATCGGTTTCCGGGGCGGGAGTGTCGTTTGCAAAGAGATGCGAGCGCAGAAACGCTCCGTCACCGGCTTGCCGATCGGCTTGAATCAAATCCATCACGGCGGCGCGCAGCGTTGCGTCGTCACCGCAGCGTCGATCGAGAAACGAAGAGAGCTGATCCGGGGGCAACTCGACCGCCTCTAGAAAGATCGCTTCGATGTTCTTGCGGTCGGGCATGGAATTGGATGCGTCAGGTCACATTGTCGCGTTCCCAGAGTCCGGCCTGGGGACGAGTTGGCGTGAGGCTCCGCCTCCGTTGCGAGTCGGAGCCTCGCAACGAGTCTGTGTCGGGAACGGCCGAAACTCTTGGCGAGTTCCGCTACGGTGTGGTGACGTCAGGGGGTAAATCGGGATGCCACGTCGGTGCAGCCAGTTCCAACAACAGCTGCCATTTCTTTGCCGCGTCCTCGAGGCCCGATTGGCGCACCAGATTCAGCATGGAGATCATCGGGGCGGTTTGCAGGGCCATCGGCAACTGTTGGATCTCCGCTTCGATGGAATTCAAATTGGCTTTGATGACCGGGGGAGGCGCGGTGCGGTGTGTCAACTGCCTGGCGAGCAGTGCGATCGTTCTCCGATCCTCTTGTCCGGCCAGACGCACCAGCGCGGCTTCGGCGGCGCTGCGATACTTTGGTGACCGCAGCAGCCAACTGGCCACGACCAGTTTGACCGCCAGGGAATCGGAGGCGGCGTGTTCGGCGGCGGTCTGGACGAAGGTCGGATCGTCACCGACGGTCCCGGTCCAGTCGATCGGCAGGATTCCCAGGATCATCAGGGGCAAGGGGCGGGCGTCGAGCTGACGGACCAGCTCCAACGCGATGTCGCCACGGCCGGATCGCAGCGCCGCCTGGGCCGCCATCATCGACAGCCATTGTTGACGCCACACCGGCGGTCGGTCGGAGGCGTCCTGGTCACTGATGCAGCGAACCAGTGCGGGCAGCGCGGCGGCGAAGTCGCCTTGATGGAACAAGTCCAGCGCGGCGACCTGATCGGCCGGAGCGTCGGTCAGTTCGATCGCATTGACGCGTTCCGAAGCGACCCGCGTGGGGGCGGTTTGATCGCCGATCAGGATCGAGAGTTGGTCGGTGTCGAACGTGACAATCGTCCCGTCCAGCGTGGTCAGGGGGCGCGCGTACCAGTGCTGGGTCGAATCGGCGGTCGATGCCAGCGGCGGTGACAACCGCACGCGGTGCGGGGGCCGGGCCGCTGCGGAGGCCTGGCCGCCGGCCGTTCCACTGGTTGAAAACCCCGCTGCAAACACGACCAAGCAGGCCGTGACAAGCTGCGGCAACGGGTTGGTGTAACACCTTGTCCGGATCACCGCTCGATCCCCTCGCCCGCTTGTGATTGGGCCGGTTCCGACCGCAGTTGCCGCACGTCGACGTATTGGTACTGTCCGTTGTTCATCGCGGCCAGCTGTTTCAGAAAACTGTCCGGTGTAGGGCCGGCGCGGCTGCCGAATTCGATGGCGTGAATCGTCGTGCCGGCGCGCTCGGCACGGTCTTGGATCACCTGGAGTTCCAGTTGGGACAGCCGCGGGATGTGGGCGTCGGTCAGAAAAAAGATCACGTCCGGAGCAAGTCGCAGCGCCATCAGCAAGGCGCCTTTGTGTTTGGTGCCGCCGAAAGCTTGGATCGCTTCGATATAACGCTCGGCGCGTTTCAGATGATTCGGTTCGCCGGAGACCATCGTCATCGGCATCCCGGACAACTGAAAGGGTTTGACGTTTTCGTTGTAGAAAATGATCTGGAATTGCTGTTGGGGGGAAAGCGATTGCAGACTGCGGATCAGTTCGCGTTTGGCGCTGCGTAGCGGCAGCCCGCCGAAACCGTTCATGCTGTCGCTGCGATCGAACACATAGACGAATCGGGTGCCGCTGCCGGAGACCCCGAAAAGTTTTGCCGTTGCTTGTTGCCCGGTTGAGGACCGGCTGGGCGCACCCGCGCCGTCGCCCAGTGCGTCGGAGTCGAATTTGACATCGCCGGCGATCCCGCTGCCGCTTTCCGGGGCCGGTGTCGATTGCATGGCGGACAGGACGCCCTGCAGGTCGATCGGCGGCGAAAAGTCCGCCGGCGGAGCCGCGGCGGCCGACGCGCTGGCCGAGTCGGTGGCGTCGTCCTGGACCGTTTCCACGGATTCCGCGGTGACCTCGTCGTAGCGGTCGCGATCGGGCAACCGGTGGACGACCGCGATGCCGATCTGGCGGTCAACGGCTTCCCCGCTGCCCTTAGGGGCGGATGATGCGATCCAGGCAATCAGAATCAACAACACCACGTGCAAGACCAGGGACAGCAGCAGGGGCGGCGCGCGATGCGGCTGGATCTCCGGGCCGGGCTGCGTCGGCGCTGAATCGTTTCGGGGTGGTGTGGAGTTCAAGAAGCGGCGTTTCGCGAGATCCGAGACAATTCCGCTGCCAGAATGCCGACTTGCGGTTCTCAGCAGGGTCTGTCCAAACTACGTTATCGGATCACTATTGTAACGACTTCACGCCGGCGCCGACGTCTCCGAATTGTCTGGACTGACGGCTTACCCGCCCCTTATTCCGTATTGGAGTAGATCTGTGAGCCAAGCTCGTTTTTTGTTTACCAGCGAATCGGTCAGTATGGGCCACCCCGATAAGTTGGCCGACCGAATTTCTGATGCCATCCTGGACGCCCTGTTTGAGGAAGACCCCAACAGCCGCGTCGCTTGCGAAACCATGGTGACGACCGGTGTGGCCATCATCGCCGGTGAGATTTCCACCCAGGCCAAGGTCAACTATGCCGACGTCGTTCGGCAAACGATCAACGAAGTCGGTTACACCGACGACCAGATGGGGATCTGCGGCGACACCTGTGCCGTGATGGTCTCGCTGGATACCCAAAGCCCCGACATCGCTCAGGGTGTCGATTCGGACAGCGCCAGCGGCAAAGAAGTCGGTGCCGGTGACCAGGGGTTGATGTTCGGCTATGCCTGCAAGGACACGCCGGAGTTGATGCCGTTGCCGATCGCGCTGTCGCACCGCATCATCAACCGGATCACCGAAGCCCGATTCAACAAAGAAGTCACCTGGTTGCGGCCGGACAACAAGGCCCAAGTGACGGTCGAGTATGAAGGGAACACGCCGGTTCGGATCGATACCGTGGTCGTCAGTGCCCAGCACGATCCCGACGTCACCAACGACGAAATCAAAACGTTCATCATTGAAAACGTCATCAAGCCGTCGTTGCCCGAGGGCTTGGACAAGGGTGACATCAAGTACCACATCAACCCGACCGGCAAATTT containing:
- a CDS encoding vWA domain-containing protein, whose translation is MNSTPPRNDSAPTQPGPEIQPHRAPPLLLSLVLHVVLLILIAWIASSAPKGSGEAVDRQIGIAVVHRLPDRDRYDEVTAESVETVQDDATDSASASAAAAPPADFSPPIDLQGVLSAMQSTPAPESGSGIAGDVKFDSDALGDGAGAPSRSSTGQQATAKLFGVSGSGTRFVYVFDRSDSMNGFGGLPLRSAKRELIRSLQSLSPQQQFQIIFYNENVKPFQLSGMPMTMVSGEPNHLKRAERYIEAIQAFGGTKHKGALLMALRLAPDVIFFLTDAHIPRLSQLELQVIQDRAERAGTTIHAIEFGSRAGPTPDSFLKQLAAMNNGQYQYVDVRQLRSEPAQSQAGEGIER
- the metK gene encoding methionine adenosyltransferase; translated protein: MSQARFLFTSESVSMGHPDKLADRISDAILDALFEEDPNSRVACETMVTTGVAIIAGEISTQAKVNYADVVRQTINEVGYTDDQMGICGDTCAVMVSLDTQSPDIAQGVDSDSASGKEVGAGDQGLMFGYACKDTPELMPLPIALSHRIINRITEARFNKEVTWLRPDNKAQVTVEYEGNTPVRIDTVVVSAQHDPDVTNDEIKTFIIENVIKPSLPEGLDKGDIKYHINPTGKFVVGGPHGDCGLTGRKIIVDTYGGWGRHGGGAFSGKDPTKVDRSAAYMARYVAKNIVASGLAERCEVQLAYAIGVTEPVSVHVDSEGTGAISDERLCELVREHFPLTPAGIIEHLKLRRPVFKVTTAGGHFGREGDTFTWEKTDKAEALAAASKLAAAAQ
- a CDS encoding serine/threonine-protein kinase: MPDRKNIEAIFLEAVELPPDQLSSFLDRRCGDDATLRAAVMDLIQADRQAGDGAFLRSHLFANDTPAPETDPPVESVGDGSDRFRILRAYRQGGLGEVLLAHDRQLDRDVAVKRIKPRWADNNEAQQRFLQEAKVTGRLEHPGIVPVYAMGTWPDGQRYYAMRFIEGDTMKDSIERYHRRLQHSDSDDVKRLQLRDLLSRFVDVCNTIEYAHSRRVLHRDIKPSNIMVGPYGETLVVDWGLAKLLDEPVDESMTADLARELAQGDGSTPTRVGGTVGTPQYMSPEQARGQLESIGTRTDVYLLGATLYQILTGRPPHHEDSITRLLERIAAGTLTRPREIAPNIPPPLESICLKAMATEPADRYADPNQIADDVNRWMADQAVSVHTDSIAVRMNRWMRRHRTATSTLAVAVVLLAIGGVLGSILWNVANVRKLQAEQERRSKRLELETKDRQRLAELQTAADAAETLAQIEVSRDRFSSALDVLRNALPSLQSEPRLADQADRIGHQADRLKALVDFYALAETVEQQNVLSRDTKALLACTTALKRLGIWDRADWWSGLPDKDLSAEQLDRLQWDVYQQLMLMDAMLVKSIGVRLSGQGRVGGAGAMLRAAGRLLTTNAGMTEAQAALVVSDRIDRFRVSESTRLYRSIAKMRLGQGTRLQGRDLGQTRNGADAHSLAVLSMIAAIDPSFELVFRGYQGDDSLLTARDLFARSAALRPKYYGTHLGLGQVHYLIAERRDDLHWEDLAPALHAFGQCITLLPQRCFAFADRSSTYRWQADLIAKDQRYSPGERRRRVTERLQWSLEDAQRAMRSYDSHPWVGWQAGQAYAQVNQVDRALRLWIKTAIDTYPLGDIADVRFVAVDDLRGRAEIGDWLQQQLAKPKSDMRFDRVVGFTALAGVRLNQAREEEALAAIESALAVESDNIDARAIRGMILLRERASETAHVDFRAVVDVDPDHPLGAFGLAQCLERQDRFAEAAEMFLTAENAALTGENQAAAALGRCRNAALAGDLVTAEVAVRRALDVEPACDLLSTVRTIASELNRMTHAEPVDQIRVDALKGFITSLAKLPRATKIEVMPAAQPERVTAASILNGGFELDSMRYWSSDSGAPWETTPGFHCSAQISRQAHTGNHSLRIEASTLDEPPPGNTPAGRTGQEFSVVAGRQYSLSCWVKAENVSEAAMRILGPNGETLMEFDAGTYPWRRVAGSLRVTQSADGQHVAPGTIIPVRIKIVARGSGTLWIDDLTCESQTQKE